In Eschrichtius robustus isolate mEscRob2 chromosome 11, mEscRob2.pri, whole genome shotgun sequence, the following proteins share a genomic window:
- the SPA17 gene encoding sperm surface protein Sp17 isoform X2, whose product MSIPFSSTHYRIPQGFGNLLEGLTREILREQPDNIPAFAAAYFENLLEKREKTNFDPAEWGTKVDDRFYNNHAFKEQEPLEKCEPGKEKSQTSMKEVTALNESSDEDKDMEENTALKIQAAFRGHLAREEVKKSSDLQEKTEENE is encoded by the exons ATGTCGATTCCATTCTCCAGCACCCACTACCGAATTCCACAAGGATTTGGGAATCTTCTTGAAGGGCTCACACGTGAGATTCTGAGGGAGCAACCAGACAATATACCAGCTTTTGCAGCAGCATATTTTGAGAATCTtctagagaaaagagaga aaACCAACTTTGATCCAGCAGAATGGGGGACTAAGGTAGATGACCGCTTCTATAACAACCATGCATTCAAG GAGCAAGAACCACTGGAGAAATGTGAGCCTGGAAAAGAAAAGTCTCAGACATCTATGAAAGAGGTGACAGCCTTA aATGAATCTTCTGATGAAGACAAGGACATGGAGGAAAATACTGCTCTCAAAATCCAAGCAGCCTTCCGGGGACACTTAGCCAGAGAGGAGGTAAAGAAATCGAGTGATCTTcaagaaaaaacagaggaaaacGAGTGA
- the SPA17 gene encoding sperm surface protein Sp17 isoform X1, with amino-acid sequence MSIPFSSTHYRIPQGFGNLLEGLTREILREQPDNIPAFAAAYFENLLEKREKTNFDPAEWGTKVDDRFYNNHAFKEQEPLEKCEPGKEKSQTSMKEVTALHQNMRCLRSLLLFLLSENESSDEDKDMEENTALKIQAAFRGHLAREEVKKSSDLQEKTEENE; translated from the exons ATGTCGATTCCATTCTCCAGCACCCACTACCGAATTCCACAAGGATTTGGGAATCTTCTTGAAGGGCTCACACGTGAGATTCTGAGGGAGCAACCAGACAATATACCAGCTTTTGCAGCAGCATATTTTGAGAATCTtctagagaaaagagaga aaACCAACTTTGATCCAGCAGAATGGGGGACTAAGGTAGATGACCGCTTCTATAACAACCATGCATTCAAG GAGCAAGAACCACTGGAGAAATGTGAGCCTGGAAAAGAAAAGTCTCAGACATCTATGAAAGAGGTGACAGCCTTA CATCAAAATATGAGATGCCTAAGAAGTCTcttactttttctcctttctgagaATGAATCTTCTGATGAAGACAAGGACATGGAGGAAAATACTGCTCTCAAAATCCAAGCAGCCTTCCGGGGACACTTAGCCAGAGAGGAGGTAAAGAAATCGAGTGATCTTcaagaaaaaacagaggaaaacGAGTGA